The following DNA comes from Chitinophaga nivalis.
GGCCGTAGGGAGCGGCCTGCCGCAGCAGGTACAACCCGGCGCCGATACCGATGGCCGACCAGCAGGTGATGAATAAGGTGTAGGCGGTGTACGAAGGATAGGTGATCATGATAATTTACCTGTTTGTTTGAACCATTGTATCGTATCCTGTAGGGTGACAGACAGGCTACGTGGCTGGAATTGCAATGCTGTGCGTGCGTTGGAGTGATCTATTTTTTTATTGCTGTAGAGCAGATTGTAAACAGATTGACGGGTATAGTAAGGCGCACCGCCGGTGATGGCGGCCAGTCCTTTTACCAGCGGCAGCATACCAAATATCAGCCATACCGGTAAAACGGGGAGGTTGCTTTTTTTCCCTTTGATGATGCCGATTTCTTTACTCAATGCAGTGAGCGAATGCCACGCGCCGCCCAGCAGGTAAGCCTGGCCGGGTGTGCCCATGGTAAGGGCATTTACAATCGCCTGCGCCACATCTCTTACATCTACAAAGTCAACACCGCCGGGGAATAGTGCAGGTATTCTCCCTTTGTACAAACTGATCACTGCTTTCCCGATGAGGGAAGGCCGCTGGTCATACGGGCCAATCACTGCTGTGGGGGCCAGTACAATCACTTCCATGCCATTGCCGTTGTGCGCCAGTGCAATGGCCTGGGATACGGCTTTGGAACGATCGTAGCCGTAATGGGTATCCGGAGCGGCGGCGCGTTGTTCATTGAGTGGCTCATCGCAGGGTACCTGGTTATAGGCCGTAACGGAGCTGACGTGAATGAATCTTTTTACGCCGGCTTGCTGTGCGGCAGTCACCAGCAGGCGGGTACCTTCCGTATTGGTATGGAATAGCTGTTCATCCGGCTGGTCGCTGACAGAGATAACGGCAGCGAGGTGTATCACCGCATCCGCGCCACTGACAAGTTGCCGGATGGCGGCGGCATCCAACAGGTCGCCGGGTACGAAGGTTACTGCCGGTAAGGGAGCAACGGCAGGAGGGCGGCGTGTTAAAAGCTGTAGCTGGTGCCCATTTGCCAATAACAGCGGCGTGAGTACAGTACCAATATAACCAGTCGCGCCGGTGATAGCAATTTTCATCTGGAAAGTAATTGTCCGGGTCTTTAAATCGCCGGTAAAATAAGGCATTAATTACAATAATCAAGAGCAGACAAGAAGAATCGCGCAGTACGCAAGCGGTACTTAACGTATACGGGTATACGAAAAGAGCCGGCCAAAATAAGCCGGCCCGGTATGGTTACGAAAGAATTATCGGTGTTTGAATAAAGTGGGGGGAGAATGGAAAACAACGTTGGTGGTTCTCCATATGCACAATGGCTGTAAAGTACGGGTAGTATAAGTACTTTGCTTTGTGTAAACGGCTACAAATGTACTACATGTAAGGGGAAAAATATTACGCAATCAGGAAAACAATTTACGCGAAGAGGAAAAAAGTACGTGTACAATCACGAACAGGATGGTTCAAGCTGCTACCGGCGAATATTTTACCGGTTATTAAAAAATATCAAATAAAGCCGGAAAATAAAAATTTTATCTATCTCTTTTTTATCCTACTTTCATGGCCGGTTAAAAGTAACCAGTGTGCATCCTCAGACCATTAACGGTAAATTCCCAAACTATGACTAGTCACCTTGCTGTTGTATTTGGTACTTCTGATTTGTATACCTGCTCAGCTATTATCACTGACTATACCTCAGACACCGTTACCGTTAAATATAGTGGCCTGCCGGCAAATCAGCCAGCTACCTACGAGAACTATATAGCTATCTGGGAAGCTTCGATGATACCCTGGAATGTGCCACCCATTACCTTTGTGGATATAGGGATTAATGCACAGACAGGCTCGGTGGTATTACAAGGACTGGTTATTACCAGATCTTCCTACATAGTTGGATACAGTGTAGGACCTGATGTTACCAATATCGCGTGTTCCAACACTATTTCCCTGGGTGGAATGATTGTCACTCCTCAACACATCAGTATCAGTATTCAGAATATAGGCACAACATCTATTACAATCCATTATCAGACACTGGCAGGATATCTCCCTAATCAATACAACAACTGGATAGGCATCTGGAAAGGCTTGGTATCTCCTTATAACGCGCCCGACCCAATTGGATATACACCTATTTATACGAATAACACGGAAGGCAGCGTAGGCATCAATAACATACAGCTGGGCATCAATTCCAACTATACCCTTATTTATTTTACAGGAGCAGCTTACTCATCAGCTGCGGCCATCCTCAATTTCAGCACTGCTAATTTCCTGATGTCCGAGTAATAATGCATTTATCTCCCTCAGAATAAGATTCATTAGAAGACAACACACGACTCGTTAAGCGACTTCTTTTCTCACCTCCCAAAATTACCATCATGGAACAAGAAACCCTCATTCAAGTTCAGTCCCAGCTTGTGTACCAAACAAAAATCTCTATTATCAGAGTAACCACGGATGCAATCTTTTTGTCTTATAACACGATGCCGGGTAACCGCCCTAAAACAAACAATAACTTTCTCGCCATCTGGCAAAACTTTTCCTCCATACCCTGGAGTACCAGTCCGGGTAAAAACGGTATCCAGACTATCTCTACAGATACGCCCAGTGGCGACGCCAATTTCCTCAACCTGAGCATTACTAAAAGCGATTACATTATCGGCTATGCAGTAGGGCAGGAGCTGACCGGGTCTACGGTACAGCAATTTGGGAATATCTGCGCTACTGCCT
Coding sequences within:
- a CDS encoding NAD-dependent epimerase/dehydratase family protein — encoded protein: MKIAITGATGYIGTVLTPLLLANGHQLQLLTRRPPAVAPLPAVTFVPGDLLDAAAIRQLVSGADAVIHLAAVISVSDQPDEQLFHTNTEGTRLLVTAAQQAGVKRFIHVSSVTAYNQVPCDEPLNEQRAAAPDTHYGYDRSKAVSQAIALAHNGNGMEVIVLAPTAVIGPYDQRPSLIGKAVISLYKGRIPALFPGGVDFVDVRDVAQAIVNALTMGTPGQAYLLGGAWHSLTALSKEIGIIKGKKSNLPVLPVWLIFGMLPLVKGLAAITGGAPYYTRQSVYNLLYSNKKIDHSNARTALQFQPRSLSVTLQDTIQWFKQTGKLS